The genomic interval GGCCGGCACGAGGAGGTATGTGACGAGGATAACCGTCACCCAGAAAAGAATGGAGGTCTGTGTATCCTGGTTCCACTTGACGAAAGAACGCCATCCGGTCTGGTCCGTTCCGGCAGGTTTTGTTTTGTCGGTCATGTGCGCAAAAGGGTTCCAGACCACCTCAGATCCCCCTGTTCTCGTAGGCGCGGATGATCTGCTGCACGAGAGGATGTCGAACGACATCCCTTCCGTCAAAGTTCACGAAACTGATGCCGGGAATGTCCGCGAGAAGATCCATGACCTCCACAAGACCGGAAGCGTCGCGATGGGGGAGATCGATCTGGGTAATGTCGCCTGTAATGACGGTCCTGGAATCGAAACCCAACCTGGTCAGGAACATTTTCATCTGTTCCGTCGTCGTGTTCTGTGCCTCGTCGAGGATAACGAAGGAATCGTTGAGCGTCCGCCCTCGCATGAAGGCGAGGGGCGCCACCTCGATGACCCCCTTTTCGACCATTTTCAGGGCTTTTTCCGCACTGAGCATTTCAAACAGGGCATCGTAAAGGGGTCTCAGGTAAGGGTTGACCTTCTCGTACATATCACCCGGCAAAAACCCGAGTTTTTCGCCAGCCTCCACCGCCGGCCTGGTCAGGATGATCCTGCTCACCTCCTTGGATATGAGCGTTTTGACGGCCAACGCCATGGCCAGGTAGGTCTTGCCGGTCCCGGCGGGCCCCACTCCGAAAACGATGTCGTCTGTCCGTATCCGTTCGATGTACAGTTTCTGGTTGAGACTCTTGGGGACGACCGTCTTGCGGGGCGTGATCACCACGGATTCCGAGGCCAGTTCCGTGTAATCGGTCCTCGATCCGTTGGCCGACTGCCTGAACAGGTTCTGCATCTCTTCGCCGGACAGGGACACGCCACGCTCCAGATTTCCAACGATGTCGGTCACGAGGCGCTGAACCTCGCTCACCTTCTCTCCGGGACCCTCGAAAAAGACCTTTTCACCGCGGACCCCGACCTTTACGCCGGTCATCTGCTCGATCATCTTCAGGTTCCGGTCGAGGTCGCCCGACAAGGCCTGGACATGTCTCTCGTCATCTAGGGTAAGCGTTTTTTTCAATGTCACTCCCCGGGAGGGGATATCACGGGGCGGCTTTCACTCCAGACAATGGTGTATGGAGTGGAAAAGGGGTATGAGATGTCCGATTCCAGGACAAAACCGGCCTGGACCAGATCCTCCAGCGCAAGGGGATAGGACCCTTTCTCAAGGCGGTACGTCTCGAGGGCCAGGAGCAGGCGCTGCTGCTGGGCGCTCACCACGGCCTGCCGAACCATGATTGTCCTGGTCGAGCTGATCTGGGTCAGCAGGTTCAGCTTCCCGCCGGTCTTCGCCGCCAGGGTAAACAGGACGAACAGCAGGGCTGCCGCGAAGAGAAGGCCGGAGACCATGGCGATCACACCCCTTCTTTTTTTGGTCTCCCTGGCGGTCTCCTCCGTCTTGGGCCTGGAGGCGGGAACCTTCACCGGTTTGATCAGCCCGAAACCGGACAGATCCACAAGAGCCTTGGAGGCCTCGAAGTCCCCGAGCAGGGACCGGTAGGCCACGTCGCTCACGGTGAATTGGCCATTGACCAGATCGAACACCTTTTCCTGGCCCCCGGACAAAAGGATCTTGTCCGATTCGTAAGATCTGGGTTTCTCCTCGCCCAGGATGTCAAAGTCGAGATCGTCTTCCTCCTCGGCATCCGCGCCCGGGCGGGAACTTCGAATGATCTTTTCCTCGGCATCCGGGACCTTGGCGAATACCATCTCCATGGACGGGACCTTGTTCTGGACTCCGGGCCATTCGTCTATGATCCTCGCTGCCTCCATGAGGATATATTCCGCCGGCAGAGGCGAGATGAACTGCTTGTCGTAGGAGATCTTTCCCGAATCGAACTTGTACGTACCGTTTCCCCACTGGAAGATCTTGTAAAGGGTTTCCTTGATCTGGAAAGCGAGAGCGGCCCGGAACAGCTCTTCGGTAAGGTAATTTTTCTCGGTGAGGATCACCCCGAGTTTTTTCGATGTCCTTTTCTGCTCCTGGAGACACTCTTCCAGCCGACCCATATCAATGAGCCCTGACTTGACCAGGATATCCCCGACCCTCTCCTTTTCCTGGGTCTTTGCGCTGCCGATCTCTGCCCCGACGACTTTCCCTTCATCGAAGGTCACCGCCACACTCTTGCCCTTGTCCTCGAGGTAAAGGATCCCTGCCTTTCTCTGGTGGGAGATGAGTTGGAAGATATCCGAAAGACCGAAGTCCCTGAGAGTTCCCTTCAAGGCCATGGGATCAGTTCTCCTCCAGGCGGTCACCCACGCTTTTGAACGCGATGAGATAAAAGAGGCCCAGGAGCAAACCGAAAACAACCCAGGAGGTCGGCCCGACCTGGATCTCCAGCATGGTGGTATTTCGGAAAAGGCCGTGCCAGAAGATCCACTTGGTCCAGAACATCGTGGAGACCGTTATGAAGACCAGGGACTGCCACCCGGCGCCCAGGTAGATATGTCCCATTCCAGGCAACAGGATCGTGGTGACGCTCGACACCAGCGCCCTCCTCTTGTTGAACCTTATGATCTGCATCATCTTCTTGACCCGGCTCGCCGGATCGACGCCGCTGCGCACCAGGAATATCTGCCTGCACTGGGCGCAGAGGATATCAGAACTGGACTGACTGCACTTGGGGCAATGCATCCGGTTGCACTTGCGGCACCGCCTGGAAATGTTCAGCCGGTCGACAATGGGCACACCCAGGAACAGGATGACCGCCGAAACGGGAAAGAGGAACCAGGACAGGCTGAAGGGAACCTGTGGAACAAAGCCGTTCCAGAGGCCTTCCCTCCACTTCCTGCCTTCAGCACTCAAGGTGAGGGCGTTGGTGAGGTAATGTCCGGTTTCTCCGTAGATGTCCACCGTGATCCGCTGCCCCCCCTCCTGCTGGGCTGCCGTCAGTGAACCTGCCAGTTCGGGGTCGGCATCGTTGGCGATCCGGAACTCGCGCTCCCCCTCTTCGAGCTGCAGGTTCTCACGGAGGGCCTGGCTGAGGTTGTAATGAATCCTGGAATCGTCCTTGTACCTCAGGGCCTGTCGATAATGCTCGATGGCGGCATCAACTCTCCCCATGCTGAACAGGACATTACCGAGGTTATTGATCACCGCGGGAGAATCAGGAGTAAGTTCCATGGCCTGAGCGAGGAGTGTCTCCGCTTCACGGACCCTTCCCGATCTCTTGAGGACCACCGCGAGAGCAGCGAGGACCTGGCCATCTTCGGGATCCTGGACACGGAGACGATGAAGGCTCTCAACCGTTCGGGCTCCCTCGCCTCCCCTTTCAGCGAGATAGAGGTCCGCCGGGCCTGAACCTGAATAATATTCGTTGCTCAGCGCGAGAACGTGGACAAGCAGGGGCAGCGACGTCAGAATAACGATAGCACACCCGACGGCCACACGCTCTCTGCCGGTAAGGTGCAGGCCCATGATCAAGGCGCACAAAATAACCCATAACACCAGTGGGAGCCCCATGACCAGAACAGCCGCCAGGAGGACAAGGATAGCCGCATACCAGAGCCACTGGGGAATTTTCACCAGGTGGGAAAGGTCGTGTGCGAGCCGGGGTACGACCCTGGGAAGGAACAGCAGGATTGTCAGGATGGAGGAAACCGCGAGGGCCACCAGGATCCACAGGACAAGCCCGAGACTCCACGGATAAAAGGACCTGAAATCCCTGAAAAACACACCCCAACCCTCGAGGAGGGCATCCAGTGAAGAAAGGGCGCGAAGCTGGTTCTGTCGCCACACGGTCCGCGCCCTGGAGAAATGGGGGGCCGGATCATCCGGGGCAAGTTCCCTGGCATAGGAGGTGAATTCAAGGGCATCGTCATAGCGTTTCTGCTTACGCGCCGCGGAAGCCTCTACAAGGAGGGCGGCGGCCGGCGCGAAAAGGTTGGGGATACCCCGTTCCTTGCGGTAGGCGAGGACCTTGTCCAGATTTCCCTTGGCTTCGGAAAAGTTCCCACGGAGCACATTCTGGCGATACAGGAACCAGTTGTCCTCCCAGGGCGCTCGCCAGACCCTCGAAGAACCTCCGGTGTCTCCCAAGACCGAATCGGTTTCGGGTTCCCTTTCATCGATGTCCAGCACCTCTGAAAGGGGAAAATCAACCGTGACCTCGCTGATCTCGATGGCAAGTGCAGGGCGGACGGCGATCAGAGACAGGATCAGAAACGGGAGAAGATATCTGAGAAAAGGCATCAGATGAGTGCCCTATCCCTTACCCTTGATGGCGTCAATGTATTTGTATTTCAGCTGCGCGGTGGATTCCTTGATCAGGTTCGTCTCGTCCTTTGTCAGGTTCCCCTCCGTCTTGTCCCGAAGGAGATCCAGCAGGTCGATGGTCTGGCTCACCGCATCAAGATTCCTCTCCTGGCTCTTTTCCCCCGTCACGGGATCGGCCAGGTCGCCGAGCTGGATCAGGGCCGAGCTGAAAAGGGAGAATACAAAGGTGGAAAAATCCACCTTGGGGATGCTGCGGGAGCCTGCGCTCCCGGAGGCCCCTGATCCTTGTCCCGTCTCGTTCCCCGCTTCGCCCCCCGGTTCGGAAGCATCTTCCCGGGGAGACTCCACGGTGTCGGACGAGACCGGACTCTCCCCTTCGCCTCCGGAAGACGCGCGGCGGTCCTCGACCTTGAAGTCCTTGTCTTTGCTCCCGTCATCGGCCATGAAAGGGTTTCTCCACCCCCGGACCGTTCCTTCCAGGGGACGTTAAGGATATCGCGTATCGCAGCGGGGCTGGTCCAGGTTCCGGACGTGGTTCGGGCTATGCCCCTTCTCCTCGTCCGGATGAATATACCAATTTCGTCCGGTCAGTGGCAAGGGGGGGATATCGTTTACGGTACACAGTTTACGGTACACAGTTGATGACTTCGCAAAAAGTCATCAACGCGCCCCGCGCGGGGCGCCCAAATCAATGACAAGCCGCGCCTGGGAAGGGCGCCCGGATCGATGACCGATGAAAGCAGCCGCGCCTGGGAGAGGCGCCCGGATCGAGTGCCAATGGCTGTGTGTTCGATCCGTGAGGGAACCGAAAACCACGCTTTTCGGTTCCCGTTGAGCCAAAGTCTCGCACAGACTTTGGTGATCTATCAGCAGTCATTGTAAGGAAAGGGAAAACGACGCTTTTCCCTTTCCCCAGGACACTAATGAGCCAGGAAAAGTCCCGACTGGACTTTTTGCGACTCTATCAGATGTTGTGCCGGAAGAAGCGTCTTGTCCCGGATTCTGCCTTTTCAGGCGTCCCTGTCCCTTATGACGAGGAGCCTGGTCTCGGTCATTTCTTCCATGGCGAACCGGATCCCCTCACGCCCGAATCCGCTGTCCTTGACCCCTCCGTAAGGCATGGAGTCCACCCGCCAGGATGGTATATCTCCGATGATCACGCCCCCGACGTCCAGGTTCTCCCATGCCCTGAAAGCGCGGTTGATGTTGTTTGTGAACAGGCCGGCCTGGAGCCCGTAAACACTGTCGTTGACTTCAGCCAGGACCTGGTCGAAATCTGAAAAAGCGCTGAGAACGGCGACCGGTCCGAACGCCTCCCCGGAACAAAGGTCCTGGTCCCCTGGAACATTTTCAAGGAGGGTGGCCTCCAGCATGGCCCCCTGTCTTTTGCCCCCGCACAAAATTTTCCCTCCAGCCTTGACGGCCGCGTCGATCCAGCTTTCCAGTCGTTCGGCCTCCTGCACGGATATCATGGGACCGATGAAGGTGTTTTCGTCCTTCGGATCGCCCATTTTCAGGACGGACGTCTTCTCTACAAGGAATTTTTTGAAAGGTTCGTAAAGGGACTCGTGTACCATGATGCGCTGGACCGAGATGCAGCTTTGCCCTGACTGGTAGAAAGCGCCAAAGATGATCCTGTCAACCGCGTCGGCGATATCGGATCCCTCGTCCACCACGCAGGCGGCGTTGCCTCCCAGCTCCAGGGAAACCCTCTTTTTCCCGGCACGTGCCTTGATGTCCCAGCCCACCCCCGGTGATCCGGTGAAACTGATGTGCTTGAGCCGGTCGTCCGTAACGAGCAGGTCGGCCCTGGATCCCGGGCACGGCAGGATGGAAAAAGCCCCCTCGGGAAGGTCCGTCTCCGCGAGAATCTCCCCGATAATGATGGCCCCGACAGGGGTCCAGCTCGCGGGCTTGAGAACAAAGGGGTTTCCCACTGCGATGGCCGGAGCCACCTTGTGGGCCACGAGGTTCAACGGAAAGTTAAAGGGGGTGATGAATGAGCATGGTCCGACAGGGAACCGCTTGTACATCCCCGTGTACCCCTTCGCCCTGGGGGTGATCTCCATGTTCATGACCTCACCCTGGATGCGGACAGACTCCTCGGCAGCGATGCGGAAAGTGTCGATGAGACGGGAGACCTCACCGCGGCTGTCGCGGATCGGTTTTCCCGCTTCCAGGCACAAGGACCCGGCCAACTCCGCGGCCCTTTCGGTGAACCTGTCGACACAGTGGTACAGGATCCGCTGCCGGTCGTAGGGCCGCAGCTGCTTCATCTCCTCGAAAACCGCCGCGGCAGCGGCGATCCCCTTGTCGAGGGTAGCCTCATCGGCCATGGCGACACGTGTGACCACTTCCCCGCTGAACTTGTCGGTGACCTCCAGGTCCTGGTTGGGAGACATCGGGCGGTTTGCCAGGTAGTACGGGTAGGAGTCTTTCAGCATCTTTCTCTCCCTCTGTGGAAATTTCGTCTTAAAACTTCCGACAATCTACCACAGAAGGTGGCCGGCTTTCAGCAATTAGGTGCAGGCGACATGAAAAATCTATCTTACAGCAGGGTAGCCCTGGTCGTCCGAAGGTGGACGACCAGGGCTACCCTGCCGGCTCTGTGTGAGGCCGCCTTTGTTTATGGTTCTGATCTATTTTTCAGGGACGGGAACCTACTTTGATAAAAGTCCCTTCCCGGAACTCCCTGAACGCCGTGTGTAGCTCTTCCTCCGTGTTCATGACGATGGGGCCGCCCCATGCGACGGGTTCCCCGATGGGCTGGCCAGCGATGAGGAGAAACCGGACCCCTGTGTCCCCTCCCCTGATGGAAACCTGCTCCCCCCTGCCGTAGAGGACGACATGCTCCGCACCGTACTCGCTCCCCTCCACCGTCGAAAAGCGGCCCTGCCCGCTGAGGACGTAGGCGAACACAGTGTGCTCTTCCGGGAGATCGCATGTGAAGGTCTCACCCGCTGGGACTTCAACGTCGTAATATGACGGTGCCTGAACCAGATCCTCCATGGGACCCGCTACGTCCTTATGTCTTCCGGCGATGACCCTGACCGCAGTTCCGTTGTCGTTCCTGACAACTGGTATGGTCCCGGCCATGATATCCCTGTAGCGGGGATCCATCATCTTCCGGGAAGCGGGAAGGTTCACCCACAACTGGAGTCCCCTCATATCCCCGGAAACCTTCCGGGGCATCTCCTGGTGGATGATGCCGCTTCCGGCCGTCATCCACTGGACATCACCGTCACCGATGGCGCCGCTGTTGCCGATGCTGTCACCGTGGTCCACATCGCCGTGGAGAACATATGTAACCGTCTCGATCCCGCGGTGGGGATGCCACGGAAATCCTGCCATATAGTCGGACGGGTTCCCGGAATGGATGTCGTCGAGGAGGAGGAACGGATCGAAGGTCGGCGCCTCGGCGTGCCCGAAGGCCCTCCTGAGGCGAACACCCGCGCCTTCCATGGTGGGGACACTCTTTAAGACCTGAACAGGCTTTCTCACTGAAGTCATACTGCGTCCTTCCAGGGCCTCCCCGCCGTATACAGACAAGTTTAAGCACACCCTTCGTGATGGGCAACAAATGAATCCTGAGAAATCAACATTGATAGAGTCGCAAAAAGTCCAATCCGGGACTTTTTACGACCCTGTCAAGGTTGTGCGCCACGCCGGCCAGATCTCTCTGAAAATCCGGCGGGCGTATTATGGATTGTTCCAGATGATCCGCCGAAGGATCCGCATCGTGTCCATGGCATAGCGGACGGTTCTGAAAACAGCGGGTTACGTGTTCCTGAGCCTGGCTGCCGCAGGCAGGGGGGAACCATACCCGAAATCCGCAAGGAAGGCCCGTTTGGCCGGGACTTCGGGGTCGGCGGGTGGCGTCGATGCCGAAAAGTCCAGGTACCAGGACCGGCGTGTCAGAAACAGACCCCTCAGACACCCCGACCGGAGGCCGGCCCAGACCAATCGCGGATTTCGGGTTTTGGCTTGACAACGATCCAAAGGACAAACACTCTGCGGAGTAAAAACAGGTCCACCGGAAGTCCAGGCGGGACTTTCTGCTCCACTTTCTACCCGCTAATGCAAGGGAGCCGTGATGGGGAACCAGGGCAGCTCACCCCGGAAACGATCCGCCGGCTTTTCCATGGCGGAACTGCTGATCGTGCTCTCCGTTATCGGCATCCTTGCCGCCATATCCATCCCCATCTTCCTTGAGCAGAAGGACAAGGCCATCATCGGGGTGACCAAGGCCAACCTCGATGCCATGCGCACGGGGCTGACCCGGCACACGATCCGCACGTCCGACAACCTGTATCCCGTCGGGGAGCTGCACTACTTTGATTTCAGGGCCACCGTTCCGGAAGCCAACCTGCCGCCCCTGGAAACAGAAGCGAAGATATTGACCGGCTCTTTTAACTATTCAAGCGATGGGGCCGCCTACACCCTGCAGGTCACCTCCACCAACCGGACAGCCGCCCGCTTCAGGGCCTCCCAGGCCGGGATCGTTCGGGAGTGAACGGGCATGGGTGGGAAACCGCATGGGAGCAAGGGAGCTTGGGGGCATGGGGGAAAAACCCGCAACCTGAAACGTGAAACCCGGAATCCAGGCCAATCCCCGTTTCCTGCAAAAGCGCTAAGAGCTGATTCACCTCAGCGCGCATCCACCTGCGTCATCACCCTTCGCTAAAACTATGGGTGACAGGAAGCTACGGTGGGCAAGCGGCTTGTCCGCCATCTTGTCTCCCATTGTCACACTTCCTTCACACCACCAGGGTGGAAGCCTCGCGGTACTCGCCAAAGAGGATGCCAAATCGAGCACCGGGCCCTCCCCCCACCTTCACCTGGCCGCCCAGTTGCTCTGTGAGGATGGTAATGAGCTGCATGCCCATAGAGTGGGTAGTGTTGATATCGAAGCCCTGGGGCAGCCCGACTCCGTCATCCTCCACCTTTATCATGTAGAGGCCTTCACCGAAGTCCTGGAAGGTTACGGATACCTGACCCCGGCGGCCGTCAGGGAAAGCGTGCTTGACCGCGTTGGTGAGAAGTTCATTGACGATGAGCCCCACCGGAATGGCCGTGTCCACCGGCAGGATCGCTTCCTGCAAACTCATTTTCAGGTCGATTCCGGCCGGATGGGCGCCATGTGTTTCCATAATGTAATGAGAAAGGCGGTCGATGTACCCGGCGAAATTCACATTGGCAACGTCATTAGACTCGTACAGATCCTGATGGATGAGCGCCATGGTCTGGAGCCGATTCTGGCAGTCAGCAAGGATGCCCTGGGTCCTCCCTTCTCCGCTATAGTAGGCCTGCAAGTTCAGGAGCGCTGAAAGGGCCTGCAGGTTGTTCTTCACCCTGTGGTGCACCTCCTTGAGAAGGGTGCTCTTCTCCAGCAAGGCCGCCCGGATAGTCTCCTGCCCCCTCTTCAGGTCAGAGATGTCCACGAAGCTTTCGATGAGGTGGCTTTGGCCGTCGAGGTGGATGAGTTTCACCGATTTCATTATAGGCAGGGATCTGCCATCAGCCGTCAGCAACACGCGCTCCGAATTTTCGATCTCCTGACCGAGGTCTGTTGCGGGACAGGCGTTTTTCTCGGCAGGACACACGAAACGGTGACATTCTCTACCCACAACCTGGCCCCTCGGCAGCCCGATGATTCTTAACGCTGTTTGATTGATATCACGGATGCGGTGGGTATTCGCGTCCACCACATAGATCCCCGTGTGGGTGTTTTCCCAGAAGGCCCTCGTCTTCTCCTCGCTCTCCCTGAGGGCCTCCTCGTTCCTCTGGCGCTCGCCAATTTCGTCTTCAAATTCCCGGTTCAGCGCCTGCAGATCCTTGCTGGAGCGTTCCAGGCTCTCGGCCATAGAGTTGAACGTCCTGCCCAGGACCCCCATCTCTCCGCTCCGCCGCACGTCTACCCTCACGTCGAGCCGACCTGACCGAAGCTCCTCGGCTGCCCTTGTCAGAATCCGCACCGGTCTGGAGATATAGCCGGAGACGAGGGC from bacterium carries:
- a CDS encoding PhoH family protein; the encoded protein is MTLKKTLTLDDERHVQALSGDLDRNLKMIEQMTGVKVGVRGEKVFFEGPGEKVSEVQRLVTDIVGNLERGVSLSGEEMQNLFRQSANGSRTDYTELASESVVITPRKTVVPKSLNQKLYIERIRTDDIVFGVGPAGTGKTYLAMALAVKTLISKEVSRIILTRPAVEAGEKLGFLPGDMYEKVNPYLRPLYDALFEMLSAEKALKMVEKGVIEVAPLAFMRGRTLNDSFVILDEAQNTTTEQMKMFLTRLGFDSRTVITGDITQIDLPHRDASGLVEVMDLLADIPGISFVNFDGRDVVRHPLVQQIIRAYENRGI
- a CDS encoding DUF4388 domain-containing protein — translated: MALKGTLRDFGLSDIFQLISHQRKAGILYLEDKGKSVAVTFDEGKVVGAEIGSAKTQEKERVGDILVKSGLIDMGRLEECLQEQKRTSKKLGVILTEKNYLTEELFRAALAFQIKETLYKIFQWGNGTYKFDSGKISYDKQFISPLPAEYILMEAARIIDEWPGVQNKVPSMEMVFAKVPDAEEKIIRSSRPGADAEEEDDLDFDILGEEKPRSYESDKILLSGGQEKVFDLVNGQFTVSDVAYRSLLGDFEASKALVDLSGFGLIKPVKVPASRPKTEETARETKKRRGVIAMVSGLLFAAALLFVLFTLAAKTGGKLNLLTQISSTRTIMVRQAVVSAQQQRLLLALETYRLEKGSYPLALEDLVQAGFVLESDISYPFSTPYTIVWSESRPVISPPGE
- a CDS encoding tetratricopeptide repeat protein — encoded protein: MPFLRYLLPFLILSLIAVRPALAIEISEVTVDFPLSEVLDIDEREPETDSVLGDTGGSSRVWRAPWEDNWFLYRQNVLRGNFSEAKGNLDKVLAYRKERGIPNLFAPAAALLVEASAARKQKRYDDALEFTSYARELAPDDPAPHFSRARTVWRQNQLRALSSLDALLEGWGVFFRDFRSFYPWSLGLVLWILVALAVSSILTILLFLPRVVPRLAHDLSHLVKIPQWLWYAAILVLLAAVLVMGLPLVLWVILCALIMGLHLTGRERVAVGCAIVILTSLPLLVHVLALSNEYYSGSGPADLYLAERGGEGARTVESLHRLRVQDPEDGQVLAALAVVLKRSGRVREAETLLAQAMELTPDSPAVINNLGNVLFSMGRVDAAIEHYRQALRYKDDSRIHYNLSQALRENLQLEEGEREFRIANDADPELAGSLTAAQQEGGQRITVDIYGETGHYLTNALTLSAEGRKWREGLWNGFVPQVPFSLSWFLFPVSAVILFLGVPIVDRLNISRRCRKCNRMHCPKCSQSSSDILCAQCRQIFLVRSGVDPASRVKKMMQIIRFNKRRALVSSVTTILLPGMGHIYLGAGWQSLVFITVSTMFWTKWIFWHGLFRNTTMLEIQVGPTSWVVFGLLLGLFYLIAFKSVGDRLEEN
- a CDS encoding DUF1844 domain-containing protein, which encodes MADDGSKDKDFKVEDRRASSGGEGESPVSSDTVESPREDASEPGGEAGNETGQGSGASGSAGSRSIPKVDFSTFVFSLFSSALIQLGDLADPVTGEKSQERNLDAVSQTIDLLDLLRDKTEGNLTKDETNLIKESTAQLKYKYIDAIKGKG
- a CDS encoding aldehyde dehydrogenase family protein is translated as MLKDSYPYYLANRPMSPNQDLEVTDKFSGEVVTRVAMADEATLDKGIAAAAAVFEEMKQLRPYDRQRILYHCVDRFTERAAELAGSLCLEAGKPIRDSRGEVSRLIDTFRIAAEESVRIQGEVMNMEITPRAKGYTGMYKRFPVGPCSFITPFNFPLNLVAHKVAPAIAVGNPFVLKPASWTPVGAIIIGEILAETDLPEGAFSILPCPGSRADLLVTDDRLKHISFTGSPGVGWDIKARAGKKRVSLELGGNAACVVDEGSDIADAVDRIIFGAFYQSGQSCISVQRIMVHESLYEPFKKFLVEKTSVLKMGDPKDENTFIGPMISVQEAERLESWIDAAVKAGGKILCGGKRQGAMLEATLLENVPGDQDLCSGEAFGPVAVLSAFSDFDQVLAEVNDSVYGLQAGLFTNNINRAFRAWENLDVGGVIIGDIPSWRVDSMPYGGVKDSGFGREGIRFAMEEMTETRLLVIRDRDA
- a CDS encoding pirin family protein, translated to MTSVRKPVQVLKSVPTMEGAGVRLRRAFGHAEAPTFDPFLLLDDIHSGNPSDYMAGFPWHPHRGIETVTYVLHGDVDHGDSIGNSGAIGDGDVQWMTAGSGIIHQEMPRKVSGDMRGLQLWVNLPASRKMMDPRYRDIMAGTIPVVRNDNGTAVRVIAGRHKDVAGPMEDLVQAPSYYDVEVPAGETFTCDLPEEHTVFAYVLSGQGRFSTVEGSEYGAEHVVLYGRGEQVSIRGGDTGVRFLLIAGQPIGEPVAWGGPIVMNTEEELHTAFREFREGTFIKVGSRP
- a CDS encoding prepilin-type N-terminal cleavage/methylation domain-containing protein, with translation MGNQGSSPRKRSAGFSMAELLIVLSVIGILAAISIPIFLEQKDKAIIGVTKANLDAMRTGLTRHTIRTSDNLYPVGELHYFDFRATVPEANLPPLETEAKILTGSFNYSSDGAAYTLQVTSTNRTAARFRASQAGIVRE
- a CDS encoding histidine kinase dimerization/phosphoacceptor domain -containing protein, with amino-acid sequence MRKYRFNQSASFVLSTLVIMLAVGAVMIVFLRGLFYQNLKEELQEKGILLSRYIAERNADAILAEDSLELLNIREVLKRLVAETPTLSYVFIQSTDGRILAHTFGNSFPSDLRKVNPVPPGAFWSQRRLDIGQEIIQDIATQVYGPLTAEIHVGLSEAHIASGLADITRMLLLILSGAFLTSTLFIALVSGYISRPVRILTRAAEELRSGRLDVRVDVRRSGEMGVLGRTFNSMAESLERSSKDLQALNREFEDEIGERQRNEEALRESEEKTRAFWENTHTGIYVVDANTHRIRDINQTALRIIGLPRGQVVGRECHRFVCPAEKNACPATDLGQEIENSERVLLTADGRSLPIMKSVKLIHLDGQSHLIESFVDISDLKRGQETIRAALLEKSTLLKEVHHRVKNNLQALSALLNLQAYYSGEGRTQGILADCQNRLQTMALIHQDLYESNDVANVNFAGYIDRLSHYIMETHGAHPAGIDLKMSLQEAILPVDTAIPVGLIVNELLTNAVKHAFPDGRRGQVSVTFQDFGEGLYMIKVEDDGVGLPQGFDINTTHSMGMQLITILTEQLGGQVKVGGGPGARFGILFGEYREASTLVV